The Manihot esculenta cultivar AM560-2 chromosome 17, M.esculenta_v8, whole genome shotgun sequence genome contains the following window.
GCTCCTTTCTTAGATTTAGTAAATCTCCAGGCAACTCCTTTTATCTGGACCTGACAGAATCAATTATTCTATCGATTGTTTTCAAGTCTTATATCCGATTGTGAAGGCTAGACATGAAATGTTGATGTTGTGTTGGGGCTGATAATGTGATAACTCAACTAGTTTCTGCAGATGGTATATATTAGAACGTTGAAGTACAATGGTAAATTGACTGAGGTGTCCGAAGTTGCTTTGGGAGGACTTTTTAACATATATAAACGTACTGTAAGATACTAGAAATGATTCAAAATTTTGTATGTAATGTGGTTTAATCAAACTTCAAATTGCAGAAACTGGAGGTCCATCCTTGGTGCTGAAGCTGAGGGATGATTACAGCTAGATACAGAACCACAAATCTTTAGTAAGAATACATTTAGGACGTTCTTTTATTTCAGACTTTATTCATATACTACATACCTGAACCTCTTCTATTTgcttttttatatttacaaaaatatcaGCACTAGTATAGTACTATTTCCATTGGTAGTGGGTTTATTTTCCCGTAATTAAAGGCAAATCAACCTCATCACACCATTCAACACACCTAGTCTCGAAATATGAACTCTGCACTTCATTAGGCCAATAGCTTACCCAAACTTGCCCTCCTATTCTCCACTTCAATACACTGCCTTCCATTTCCTTGCTCAATCTCCACTCCACTCCCTCCCCATATTCATCTCCTGCAAAAACCAACCCTCTTGTTTTCGTAAACGGTCTTTTCGGCCCAGTATATCTATTTCGAGCACCACTGCTTTTGCCATCACCCATATCATTATTGTTACCCATTTTCCATGTGGCAACTTCATGACCAGTAGTATTGTTATACAATACTGCATCAAAGATAACACTATTCCCTTCTGCATCTTGATCCCACCTCCAATTTTTCATCTTCGTCCTTGTAGTCGTTCTTGCTCTAGTTTTCACCTTAGGAGCTCTTGATTCTTCATAATTCCCCTTCACTGCTCTTTGCATTTCCACTTCTCTCTCTCCATTGTCAGTGGATCGACCCAAGCTCATTCCAACAACATAAGTTGCCCCAACCTCTGGCCCAACCCAAACTCGAGCCCTAGACACAAAATGCCTCTCCTCTGAGTAATCTACATCATCATTCTTCTTGAACCCTAATTTCACCACGTGGAGCCTCAAATTGTCGACTCGTGCCTTGACCCGAATATACCCATCATGGAAACTAATTGAATATTCCAACTGCATGATTGCCTCTAACTGTTGGTGAGCCAAGGTGTACTTTAGCACTGAATCCCTGGCTTCCATAGCAGGAAATTTATTATTGCTAGAACTTTTAGTAAGAGGCATAGACAAAATGGGTGCATAACCCTTCAGTACCCAAAACCCATGAGCCTCCATTGCATAAGAGAACTTTACTTGTTGACCCAGCATGGGGGCTAAAACATGTAATCCTACCCCGACCTCCCTTAAAATAAGCCATTTTGTTAACATGTACCCAAGGGTGCGCATAAAACAGAGCTCAGCATCCACTCCCACCGTAACAAGAAAAGTTCGCAGGACAGGGGCCTGTTCACATCTCAAGGCTTCAAGATTAGGGCCCAATAGGGATTCAAAGTACAGGGACCCAACTTCACTAGGAGCATCACACACGCAGAGCCAAAACAAGCGCATTAGGAACACTAAGTTGAAGAAACTTGAAAAAGACTCTGGTGAGTGAGATTCCATTATCCAAGAAATTGGTTCGGGTTTGATGTTTTGAAGTTGTGAACGAGGACAAGTAGTATTTTGTGCCATAGGTGAGCGGATGATGATTTCTTGGAGAAGCTGGAGAATTAGAGGAAAGAAAGGTTTCTCCGAGTTAAGAGGACATGTGTCAGAAACCCAGAGAGTCTTCGGAGCATTATGGGGGTGAAAACCCTGCAAGGATACAGTGAATGTCACCAATGCTTCCAAGCTAGAGCCTGCAGTTCTCTCTGCTCTGAGTTGAATAGAACGAGCATCTCCAAGAGCTTTGGAGGTGGCGAGTTCGAAGATGTAAGGTGAGTCCGAGTCAGTCCAGTCTGCCAAGTCAGGGAGCTCAGAGATCCAGGACCATATATCCATCATCATGGATATGGGTTCAATATTGGTTGGAGATTTTGTTAGTCATTTGGAGATGAGAGTGAGAGAAGATGTGCGAGGGTTCATGGGTTTATAAAGAGAGAATGAGTGGAAAGAAGACATGAAAACTTGGAGCTAACAGTTGCCACTAACCACAGAGAAGAGGCAGTGGCTGTAGACAGTCCGCGGGTGTATTTTGTAGTTGTATTAATTGCTGCAGATATTCGTTGGCTTATCTCTTTCTTGAATTGTTATGGGAAGTTGTTTGGAGTTTAACGATTTGTTGGTGAGGCAGCTTACACGTGTGCCATGAAGCTCAGATAATTTGCATGTTCAATTTTACATCACAAAAACTCCCTTAAAATCTTTATTATATATGATAGGATCTGTGCCCAATAGATGCAGCGTATTGAATCAACGTTTAATAGATTCGGAGAGGGTTTTCTTTGTTTATTATTCTTTAAGAGTAAACCAAAGGTATGTAATCAaagtaaattatattaataaaataagtaaataaaatgTCCAAAAATGACAAAAGAATGTCGACACTTTCTCCTAATAATGTCGATATACTTGACTACATAAAGAGGAAAATTATACGAAATATAAAATGGAATCCCGTTTTGATCATTTCTAATTTCGGAGAGGTTTCTAGCAAACACGACGGAAAAGAATTCATGCCCAAGAAAATGCTCATCATTTTAATTTGGCGGATCGTAAAGGCAGAATAGAATTCTTTATCCATTTATGTTGCCAGAAGTACAATCTCCAGGCTAGCTAGCTAAGTTTTCTTAATGCCTGGTTTGTTTCTCTACTTCCTCGCGTATCGTCGAtgttttgtgatttttttatacATCAATTAGGCGTTTGAACTCGATACTCACATGTTCAACAAAATGATTagattatatatacatatatttttttgctATGATTGGCGCTGTCCATAGTTTGAATTTGAAGTTTTCTAATTTGAGAGACAATTTGAACATCGATGAATTAAAAcatattgataaattaaaatttttttagcaCTGTTTAAACAATTCTTTTCCATATCAAGCAATGAATAATAGGTAATAGCTTTGACATGATTTTGTCAGTGCTTaacttttttttcattataCATAAAATTATCAAGAAATTCAAAATGTGGCCCAAAAAATGGCTAATTAAGACCTGCTTTggcatttttctttttaaaatttcattttaaatgtTGAAATATCAAGCAAGCAATTTGCTTCAGTAGCTCTTAGGCCAGAGAACATGGTGCATTAATGACATTAGTCAAGGATTCCAAGTCCAAAAACTATTTCTCAAAACTGTGTCTACATTACAGGTTAATTCTAgactcaatttaaataaaaaattttcgaATAATTATGCATTAGTGATAATATTTACAAGCTGAAGCTCTCCTCTCTCGTAAAGAAAGATTGTGTATAAATCTAAGACAagaagttaattttatttatatattagcatttttatttattatatattttaattttaatcgtgatttaataaatatttaaattttaaaaaaaaatattatttttaaatattaaaattttaaaaaatattattttaaacacttaaattttaaaaaattttatttttaaacacaattttaaaactataaatttaaaatattacttttaaatataacttTAAAACTATAGATTTATAAGATTACttttatatacaaatttaaaattataaatttgataaaattgtatttaaaaagtgatatttttttaaaatttaaatattttttaaattataattaaaattgaaaattttaataaataaaaataataaattataggtgtgtcaatcaattttatttagttttggagttgacagcagagccatACAAATAGAGATAGGACCTTATCTCCGCAATCGATCACCTATTTTTGATCTCGTATTCTAGCCATTGATTTCCATCCAAGGATTCTATGGTTGCTATCCTTCAGTCCATTCATATATATCTTAGTAGCCGTACATTCTTTCAACATCATCCTCCCCAATACTACACGTGTCACGATCCAAGAATTCTATGGTTGCTATCCTTCAGTCCATTCAAATTTACGTAAAATGTTTTGCTTTtcgtaaattataaatatatttttatacaaagtaatataataaaatttaataaattaataacattttaaaatataaatataatatctaCTTTCTATAAATAGTCGAataaacatatttttaattatatttttgacatgttattattttttataatttaatacttttttataaaataatcattgcatataaatttataacatCTATAATACACATAttatatatttcaaattttcatcatttttttaaactatcatgtttatatattctttagatttttttattaatatcaaatatttttgtaatatgattgattataaaaaataaattcacttaaaaaatatattttttataaattacaattaatttaGATGACAAAGTTAT
Protein-coding sequences here:
- the LOC110605147 gene encoding uncharacterized protein LOC110605147, whose product is MMMDIWSWISELPDLADWTDSDSPYIFELATSKALGDARSIQLRAERTAGSSLEALVTFTVSLQGFHPHNAPKTLWVSDTCPLNSEKPFFPLILQLLQEIIIRSPMAQNTTCPRSQLQNIKPEPISWIMESHSPESFSSFFNLVFLMRLFWLCVCDAPSEVGSLYFESLLGPNLEALRCEQAPVLRTFLVTVGVDAELCFMRTLGYMLTKWLILREVGVGLHVLAPMLGQQVKFSYAMEAHGFWVLKGYAPILSMPLTKSSSNNKFPAMEARDSVLKYTLAHQQLEAIMQLEYSISFHDGYIRVKARVDNLRLHVVKLGFKKNDDVDYSEERHFVSRARVWVGPEVGATYVVGMSLGRSTDNGEREVEMQRAVKGNYEESRAPKVKTRARTTTRTKMKNWRWDQDAEGNSVIFDAVLYNNTTGHEVATWKMGNNNDMGDGKSSGARNRYTGPKRPFTKTRGLVFAGDEYGEGVEWRLSKEMEGSVLKWRIGGQVWVSYWPNEVQSSYFETRCVEWCDEVDLPLITGK